One genomic region from Phycodurus eques isolate BA_2022a chromosome 16, UOR_Pequ_1.1, whole genome shotgun sequence encodes:
- the nme3 gene encoding nucleoside diphosphate kinase 3, with product MMCFFLSLFSQIFQSGWTGVNERTFIAIKPDAVQRKLVGEIVQRFERKGFKLVALKLVQASEDLLLDHYWDLRNKPFFNGLIHYMRSGPVVAMVWQGLDVVKTARKMLGETNPAESLPGTIRGDYCVDVGRNVIHGSDSVPSAQKEIFLWFRERELQLWECNRTPWIY from the exons ATGATGtgcttctttctctctttgttttctcAAATCTTCCAGTCAG GCTGGACAGGTGTGAACGAGCGCACCTTTATTGCTATAAAACCAGACGCCGTGCAGCGGAAACTGGTGGGCGAAATCGTGCAGCGCTTTGAGAGGAAAGGTTTCAAACTGGTGGCACTCAAACTTGTGCAG GCATCAGAGGATCTTCTTCTGGACCACTATTGGGATCTGAGGAACAAGCCTTTCTTCAATGGACTGATCCACTACATGAGGTCTGGTCCAGTTGTTGCCATG GTGTGGCAGGGTCTCGACGTGGTCAAGACCGCCCGCAAGATGTTGGGTGAGACCAACCCAGCTGAGTCTCTGCCTGGGACCATTCGTGGAGACTACTGCGTGGATGTGGGAAG gAACGTGATCCACGGCAGCGATTCTGTTCCGAGCGCCCAGAAGGAAATCTTCTTGTGGTTCAGGGAGCGTGAGCTCCAGCTGTGGGAGTGCAACCGCACACCCTGGATCTACTGA
- the mrps34 gene encoding 28S ribosomal protein S34, mitochondrial produces MVKKKRLRLIAEMARKIRAYRELKNRPRDSQKYALDYDTMRRPHTGKMLPVLAWQDVRRESRLFSLLAGMRMFGVGRVFTRKSWLEDHTEPSYWQLTKVKVDYTAENMDHGKAWGILTFKGKEEKEVKEVDKVMYHDWRLVPKHREQQFKDFVPLPEPPVRYVPYPPLLRAMKLARHKQTEGGILAEEPLLPLERDVVLTKDYFRSQDQGKKLRQETAV; encoded by the exons ATGGTGAAGAAAAAGCGGCTTCGTCTCATAGCGGAGATGGCTCGGAAGATCCGCGCTTACCGAGAGCTGAAGAACCGACCGCGGGACTCGCAGAAGTACGCCCTCGACTACGACACCATGAGGCGGCCTCACACGGGGAAGATGCTGCCCGTGCTGGCTTGGCAGGATGTCCGCCGCGAGAGTCGCCTCTTCTCTCTGCTGGCCGGTATGCGGATGTTCGGTGTGGGTCGAGTCTTTACTCGCAAGTCGTGGCTGGAGGACCACACGGAGCCCAGTTACTGGCAGCTCACCAAGGTCAAGGTGGACTACACAGCGGAA AACATGGATCATGGAAAAGCATGGGGCATCCTCACCTTTAAAG gaaaagaggaaaaagaggtCAAGGAAGTAGACAAGGTGATGTACCACGACTGGCGTCTCGTTCCCAAACACAGAGAGCAACAATTCAAGGACTTTGTGCCCCTTCCTGAGCCGCCTGTACGCTACGTCCCTTACCCTCCACTGCTGCGCGCCATGAAGCTGGCTCGACACAAGCAGACGGAAGGCGGCATTCTGGCAGAGGAGCCCCTTCTGCCTTTGGAAAGGGATGTGGTGCTCACCAAAGACTATTTCCGGAGTCAAGACCAGGGGAAGAAATTGAGACAGGAGACGGCTGTGTGA